In Elephas maximus indicus isolate mEleMax1 chromosome 4, mEleMax1 primary haplotype, whole genome shotgun sequence, a genomic segment contains:
- the EIF3D gene encoding eukaryotic translation initiation factor 3 subunit D has protein sequence MAKFMTPVIQDNPSGWGPCAVPEQFRDMPYQPFSKGDRLGKVADWTGATYQDKRYTNKYSSQFGGGSQYAYFHEEDETSFQLVDTARTQKTAYQRNRMRFAQRNLRRDKDRRNMLQFNLQTLPKSAKQKERERIRLQKKFQKQFGVRQKWDQKSQKPRDSSVEVRSDWEVKEEMDFPQLMKMRYLEVSEPQDIECCGALEYYDKAFDRITTRNEKPLRSIKRIFHTVTTTDDPVIRKLAKTQGNVFATDAILATLMSCTRSVYSWDIVVQRVGSKLFFDKRDNSDFDLLTVSETANEPPQDEGNSFNSPRNLAMEATYINHNFSQQCLRMGKERYNFPNPNPFVEDDMDKNEIASVAYRYRRWKLGDDIDLIVRCEHDGVMTGANGEVSFLNIKTLNEWDSRHCNGVDWRQKLDSQRGAVIATELKNNSYKLARWTCCALLAGSEYLKLGYVSRYHVKDSSRHVILGTQQFKPNEFASQINLSIENAWGILRCVIDICMKLEEGKYLILKDPNKQVIRVYSLPDGTFSSDEDDEEEEEEEEEEEEEA, from the exons ATGGCGAAGTTCATGACACCCGTGATCCAAGATAATCCCTCAGGCTGGGGCCCGTGTGCAGTTCCCGAGCAGTTTCGGGATATGCCCTACCAGCCGTTCAGCAAAGGAGACCGGCTAGGAAAG GTGGCAGATTGGACAGGTGCCACATACCAGGATAAGAGGTACACAA ATAAGTATTCCTCTCAGTTTGGTGGTGGAAGTCAATATGCTTATTTCCACGAGGAGGATGAAACTAGCTTCCAGCTGGTGGATACAGCACGCACACAGAAGACTGCCTACCAGCGGAACCGGATGAGGTTCGCACAG CGTAATCTCCGCAGAGACAAAGATCGACGGAACATGCTGCAGTTCAACCTGCAGACCCTGCCTAAGAGTGCCAAGCAGAAGGAAAG AGAGCGCATACGACTGCAGAAGAAATTCCAGAAGCAGTTTGGAGTGAGGCAAAAATGGGACCAAAAATCACAG AAGCCCCGAGATTCTTCAGTCGAAGTGCGCAGTGACTGGGAAGTAAAAGAGGAAATGGACTTTCCTCAGTTAATGAAGATGCGCTACTTGGAAGTTTCAGAGCCACAGGACAT CGAGTGTTGCGGGGCCCTGGAGTACTATGATAAAGCCTTTGACCGCATCACCACGAGGAATGAGAAGCCACTGCGGAGCATCAAACGCATCTTCCACACTGTCACCACCACGGACGACCCTGTCATCAGAAAG TTGGCAAAAACTCAGGGGAACGTGTTTGCCACTGATGCCATCCTGGCCACACTGATGAGCTGCACCCGCTCAGTGTATTCCTGGGACATCGTCGTCCAGAGGGTTGGCTCCAAGCTCTTCTTTGACAAGAGAGACAACTCTGACTTTG ACCTCCTGACAGTGAGTGAGACAGCCAACGAGCCCCCTCAGGATGAAGGCAATTCCTTCAACTCACCCCGCAACCTGGCTATGGAAGCAACCTATATCAACCACAATTTCTCCCAGCAGTGCTTGAGAATG GGGAAGGAACGATACAACTTCCCCAACCCGAACCCGTTTGTAGAGGATGACATGGATAAAAATGAAATCGCCTCTGTTGCATACCG TTACCGCAGGTGGAAACTTGGTGACGACATTGACCTGATTGTCCGCTGCGAGCATGATGGCGTCATGACCGGAGCCAACGGGGAGGTGTCCTTCCTCAACatcaagaccctcaatgagtggGATTCCAGG CACTGTAACGGCGTTGACTGGCGTCAGAAACTAGACTCGCAGAGAGGCGCCGTCATTGCCACAGAGCTGAAGAACAACAGCTACAAGCTGGCCCGGTGGACCTGCTGTGCTTTGCTGGCCGGATCCGAGTACCTCAAGCTTGG CTACGTGTCCCGGTACCATGTGAAAGACTCCTCACGCCACGTGATCCTGGGTACCCAGCAGTTCAAGCCCAATGAGTTTGCCAGCCAGATCAACCTGAGTATAGAGAACGCCTGGGGCATCCTGCGCTGCGTCATTGACATCTGCATGAAGCTGGAGGAGGGCAAGTACCTTATCCTCAAGGACCCCAACAAGCAGGTCATCCGTGTCTACAGCCTGCCGGACGGCACCTTCAGCTCTGATGAGGAcgatgaagaggaggaggaggaagaggaagaagaag AGGAAGAAGCTTAA